Proteins from one Hemiscyllium ocellatum isolate sHemOce1 chromosome 30, sHemOce1.pat.X.cur, whole genome shotgun sequence genomic window:
- the LOC132830063 gene encoding interferon alpha-inducible protein 27-like protein 2A, producing MLGIGAIITGAVITTAAAPVILGAVGFTSAGIAGGSIAASMMSSAAIANGGGVAAGSLVALLQSAGAAGIPVAAKLGLGAAGAFIGALF from the exons ATGCTGGGAATTGGAGCTATAATAACAGGTGCAG TTATAACCACTGCTGCTGCCCCGGTGATTCTGGGAGCTGTGGGATTTACCAGTGCTGGAATAGCAGGAGGCTCCATTGCAGCAAGTATGATGTCTTCAGCAGCTATCGCCAATGGGGGAGGAGTAGCTGCTGGAAGTCTGGTGGCCCTCCTTCAATCTGCTG GGGCGGCTGGAATCCCAGTAGCTGCCAAACTTGGACTGGGAGCTGCAGGTGCTTTCATTGGTGCACTTTTCTAA